In the Bombus fervidus isolate BK054 chromosome 13, iyBomFerv1, whole genome shotgun sequence genome, ATCAGTGCTTCTGCGCCTGGCACGTCACGAGCCAATTCAGGGGCGGTTACTTTGGCTACCATCTCATTTATCCAGGATATCAGGTCTCTGTATTCACCCAAGTATGTCTGTAGTTGTTCCGCTTGGGATAACTTGCTCCTCCTTTGAGCTGCTTTTTCTAGTAATTCATTCCAGGTTGCTTCAGCTTCTTGGTGCTTCACTTCTATGTGCGAACGAGCATCTGggaataattcaattaatctCGAAGCCTCGTCCATTAGCAGTTCAACCTAAAAACAACATTGTTTCAATTAatatatgataaattataatttatctcataaagaagatatatttatgatatacCTGTTCTTTAACAGCACCCAAATCAGTTTCGAATCCTTGATGTTTCCTTACCAAAGCTTGAATTGTTTCTAAATCATGACCATAACCATCGGAACTGAGAGTAGTCTCTTTTTCTTGAATCCACGAAATAGTTTCATCCGCAGTTCTGTCGAACATGTGCACCTGTTTTGCTCCAGCTAGTGCATCTTGTCGTGCATGCGCTAATTCCTTCAGATCTTCCCATTGTTGTTTGGTCTCGTCGATTTTCATCAATATTTTAGCATTCTCTGGATTATTTTCCTGTATTAATCTTTGTCCTTCATCCAGTACTGCTGATACTCGACCTTCGCTTGTTGTTAAACCGGCTAAAAAGTTGTCAAATATCTGAATGAGAAGCTCAACGTGTTCTACGTCACAACCGTAATCTTCTGAGGCTGCAacctatataataaattaattttatttattttaatatcaatagaATTAATCCTGGCTTAAGTTAGATTATCCTACAAGGACAATATGTGTAGGTTTTTGGATAAGAAACTTACAGTTGTCTGATCTCCAATCCATTCAATTACTTCATCTGCTTGCCTGATGAACTTAAAGAACTTCTCGCTCTCACGCAATCTTTGAGATCGATACTCTTTCAATTTCTGCAATTCTTTGAACTTCTGTTCGATCTCTGATTGTTTTTGTGTAATGTTCTTGCTATCAAAATGATGTCTATCTATCAATCCGTGTGAAAGTTTCTTTAAGTTCCCAATAGTGTTTTCAAAGCCAATTAAGTCTCGTTCTATCTCTTCCAGTTTCTTCAACAGAGACTGAACAGAATCTTCGTCTTTTCCATAGTCTGTGGCAGTTAATTGTGGATGTTTCTCTTTTATCCATTGCTCTGCTTCTGCTGCTTCAGCATAGAACTAAAAGGACAAAAACACTATAAACTTCTGtatagtaaatttaattaattcaaattattcaaataattcttaCCATCTGTGACTCAACAGCATCAAGTAGACGCAGTTTTCTAACGCTAGCTAAATCTTTGAGATGCGATAATTTATCTTGCAATTCTTGCGACAACTTTTCAATCTTTTCTGAAGCAAAATGGCCACTTCTCACCATAATCGTAGCTCTGCTTACCAAAGACGCAACTACAGGTTCTCTGGAAATTAATTCCGCCTCTAGAGCATGATGTTTCTTCTGTAGCCGCTGCACGGTGGTTAGAGAACTTCCTAGATCACTGCTTGCAGCCAGAGGTTCTTTTTCAGACAACCAATGCATCTCATCTTCAACATCCCTTGCAAATTGATGGAGTAATTTAGCATCTTCCAAATTGTCCCTTCTTATCTGTATTGGTTCTTGCAAACTATGgtatctatttattataaccATCGCCCTTTCTTGTATCTCGTCACACATGAAATGATTTGACTTCTGGAAACTCGTTGCTGTCTCTTTAATTGATTCACAAGCTTCGTTATGACCCAGAACATCATTTTCCAAATTCGTATGTCTCTTTAATAAGTTGGCTACACTGGATAAGTCTTTCCCATGATCTTCTGACTGCAATTGAGTTTCCACTTCATCCATCCATGCCTCAAATTCGTCCAAACTTCGCCTGAAGAGCAAAGCTTGGTAAGCATCGTTTAATCTATTCTTCTTTAGTTCACTGGTTTCTTGGAGTAAACGCCATTCTGCTTCTAACTCGTCTAGACGTTCTTGAATGCTCTTCGATGCGTAATGCTTCTCCTCAATTAGTGATTCACCTGATagaaaaattagtaaaaattattaaacaatatagTTGTAGCtgcaattttaaaaatacagtgtgacctaaaaaataaattcaatttacctTCATTGACCACTGCAGCTACTCTTCCTTTATTTGCCATCAGTTCACTTTCAAAAGCAGCATGCTTCTGTATCTTGCTTTGCAAATTGGATGAGTCTCTGTAGTTTTCATCGCTAGCCACCTGTTGTTTCTGATGAAGCCAACCCTCAActtcatatatatttctaagGAACTGATGCAAGTGATGGCTCTCCAataatttcttccttcttGCCCTTGCGctattttgcaatttatcTCTTCTAGCACAAACAGATGCTAATCGATGCTTAATAACGTTAGCATCTGCATGTTCCTTGGACAAAATCTCATTCGCAAATTTCTCCAATTCGTCAATACGACCCAATTGTGAGACAAGCATTTTCTCGAATTCCTCGTGTTTACGTAACAATGTTTCTACACCAGATAAAGATTCACCAAGATCGTCATTGTTCAGGAACGCTTCTTTCGTCGCTAGCCAACTGTCTGCTTGATCAGCTTGTTCCTTGAACAATTGCAATTGATGTGCCTGTGTTAATTTTTGTCTCCTAGTTTCCCACGCATTGACCAATCCTTGTCGGAGCTCTTCCAAATGTTCCAAGTTATCTTTGATATCTTCGTTAATAGCTAGAAGCTTCTGTCCATGTTCTTTCAAAGCTTTAAACGTATCTTGTCTGCCATCAATCTCTGCTTTCCTCTCTTGATGAAGTTCTAATAAAGCTTCAGCTTCAGATATTGTTGTTGGTGGCTCAGACTCATCCATACGTTTAATTGTATCAGCTACCCAAAGTTCTAACTCGAGTAAATCGGCCTGGAATTTGTGCAGAGTATAAGCTTGATTTAAGGCTTCACGACGATGTTGAGTAAATCGTTGCAAATCGTCCCAATTGGACTGTAATTCTGATAGTATTCCCATTATCTGTGGAGCCTTGTCTGGGTACTTTGATGACAAATCTCTGGCCTCTGCTTTgtgttcttttaattttccttctATGGCAGTCATATCTCGCTCCATTGCTTCTTGCTTTCTCTGCAGTTGTTCAACAGCAGGTAGATCCTTACCGACATCAGTGGTGTTCATGGCGACTGCTTTTTCAATGACTCTTTGACTAGTATCATCTATGTCTCTGTTAAACAAATGAATCTCCAAAGCTCCAGCTAGCATTTCCCTGTAAGCACTAAGTGCTCCTTGCAAGCCTTTCCATTTGTTGTTAAAGTTGTCACGACGTTGTTGAATAGCTTTCGATTCATTGTCCCTGCCCTGTTTGATCAATTTATCAGCCAGAGCATTGATAGCCTTTATTCTAGAATCGTCTACTCTCATGTCACTGTCTACATCATCAAGTTTCCTCTGCAGACTTAAACAGTGTTCGTAATCCTTTCCGGTGTCTCCAGCCTGGACCATCATCTCTTTGTCTCTTATCCAAGCCTCAATCTTTTCCACTTGGTTGTTGAATTCCAGAATATCCTGAGCTTCTTCCAAACCTCTACCACGGTTTCCAGACTCGAATAACAGTTTTCTCCAAGAAGCATTAAGATGTTCCAGTTGTTGTCGAATTTCAGTACTTGCTGGATGCTTCTGTTGAAGCAGTCTCTCTCCTTTAGCCTTGATCTCTTCAATTCTGCTCTGATTCGCCGCCAATTCAGCTTGGAACGCTTGgtgtttcttcaatttcttgaTTTTGTCCTCCAAACTGGACACTTCACCTTTCGATGCCTCGGCTTCCAGTTTCTTCTGCTTTTCGCCGATCCAGGATTCAGCTTCTGCAACGTCTCTAACAAATTGAGCGTGTAACAAACCAGCTTCTAACTTCTTTCGTCGCGTCTCACAAAGATTTCGAATTTTTGCACGTCTCTGTACAACTTCACTTAATCGTCTGGCAATTGTAGGTGAGTCAAAGTGATTCTGAGCTAGAAGTTTGTCTCCGTGCTCTTGCAGAGCAGTTAGTTTTTCTTCTTGTGTAACTAATAGCTTTTCAAATTCgttgtgtttctttacttGAGCATCTACTTCTTCAACGGAATCACCAAAATTATCACCACTTAATGCAGCTTCTTGGGTAGTTGACAAATTGTCTAGTTGTTTAGCGTCTCGTAAGAAGAAGTGTAGGTCTATCAATTGGTCCAAATGTACCTTTTTCTGTTGCCAAGCAGTATGTAACTTTTGCCTCTCATCTAACAACTGATTGCATTTTTCCTCGACCTCTAAGGCAGCATAATGACCAGTTTGAACCATAGCCTCACCCAAATCAAGAACTGAGCTAAAGCTATCTTCTCTTGCTTCAATTTCTCCTTTCAGAGCTTCATGTTCTGCCTTTAAGATCTGTGCACTCGCCGCATCCCTAACTTTGTCTTCAGTTGACATTGCAGCACGAAGTCCAGCTGCCCAGTTCATCAAATCTCTAACTTGAGTCAAAAATCGTTGCAGGTCACAACTTGCTTGCAACTGATCTCTTCTGTGTGCAGATCTATCTTTCAACTCTTCCCACTGAGCAAGAACAATCTGTTGCTGTTGATCAATATGCACTGCATTATTTCCTGGATAATGTGCTTGCAATCTGGAGGCATCTTCAACCAGAACTTGAAGTTGTGCTTCCAAGGCGACTAGATCGTTTTCGAAACCTTCATGGCGTCTAATTAACGCAAGCACAGAATTTAAATCACGTCCTAGGTCTTCTGGTAAAGCTGCTTCCTTCTCCTGTATACGAGATAATGCTTCGGCTACATCCCGATGGAATCTGTGAATTTCTCCGGCTGCTTGTAACCTCTGTTCGCGGTTTCGAATGAGACCAAGAAGATGTTGCCAGGATTCCCTAATAAGTTACGGagaatattcttaattttatcatttagaTGATTTTTACTGTTTAATCTTCTTTCATAAAGACTACAAAACATGCTATAATATTTACACTTTATGCAACAAAATCCACCAACTTACATCATAAGAGCATGCTGTCTCTGCACTTGCGTTACAGGGTCATCATCGTCTTGTCtgcattaaatatatgtacaaaaacAGTTAGTAACCCAACACCGATATAATCATATCCTTTATTCTATATTACCCTTTTGCAATCATATTAAAAACTATATTAACTATACATTACCAGAAATAGTGCATTATTAAATTCGAAAGAGTAAACATGCATTTggtgaaataaaagattccATGTAACTTACACCAAAATTCTAAGTCCACATTATATACATCATTGAAATTACAAGATCAAATCTTACCCTAATTGTTCTTGTCGTTTCTCGATATCTTGAATATAAGGACTCTCATTAGCTATTAACTTTCTGGCTAATTCTTCACATTGGTTAAATCTTTCAGAACCAGCCTCTATCCTGTGTTTAAAGTCGTTGAATTTGGCTTGCAGTATTAATAAATGTTCATAGTCTTGACCATAGTCTTCAGAAGCTGCTGCCTGTTCCTGTTCCTTGATCCACTGTTCTAATTCTCTGCTTTCTAGGAAATATTCATGTCGATACATGCTCTCCATCAGGCGTTGCTGTCTTACTGTAGCCAATCTCTGTAATGCTCGCATTTGTTGGGCGATTGCTTGTTGCTTATTTGCTATTGCTTTGCTGTCAGGATGTTTCGCATTGATCATAGTAGCTGCAGTGTGTCCCATCTCTGTTACAATGCCATTGTAAGTGTCTAACTCTAGCTCAACCGcctgaaaaattatataacattatataaaaaatagaattttcttatattaataaattatattttataaatattattttttttataaattaaagacGTGGAGGTCAACCTTGtgttttgttaataattttgtagcgGCATCACGATCTCTGCCATAATCAGTTGAACTGAGAACATCGTTCTTTTCATTCAACCAACTTTCAACTTCCCCTGCTTCGAAGAAGAATTCCTGCGCTTTTAAAGATAAATCTAGAGCTTTGCTTCGTTCTCCGGCCTTCTCTTGCAGGTCTTTCCATGCTTCATCAAGCACATCGCATAATTCTCGTATCTATAaaggaattaaatattttagtataattTTAACATGATTGTATAAGcaataacataaaaatatagatcaGGAAACATTTTacacataatttttttatcaacatataaaactaaataaaacaaaattttgttaatatttaaaaatataaaaatagcttAAAGcacaatgtaataaaaaataatatattgtgtaacaaaatatatttcaacgttaaaataaatcaCGTAAGACAAGCACATGCATGCAATAAAAACTTCCCTGTTTCTTATTTACGATATACAtctaaaatttttaactttttgcaccggaaatttttttaaaaaatcttgattaattagattaattttttgatttttacaGCTATTTATCAAATGATATTGTTACTTTTCAAACAAAACAATGATATCCATGCATCTGTGCCGACCTTACCTCTGCAGACCCAATATTCTTGTAACAGTCCCAActgtacaaaaattataaacttttattttaaattaatcaagTATCTATCAAAGAACAATAACAGGGAAAATATACGCATCTGGTTTTCCCTAGAAACCtttcaaacaatatttttactatatatattattaccttctttttctctggaTGTGCCTGATCGATCAAAGCCTGTCCAGAAGCGGCAGTTTTGTCTATCATTGGTTGATGGCCAGCAATTTCTGCTTCTAGTTTCTTGTGTTTCTTATGCAATGTCTGAGCTTGATGCAGATTTTGTCCCAGTGTCGTAGAGGATGCTTGAGGAAGATGATCTTTTATCCATTGTAATTCAGCATCCAGTTCAAAGCCAAACTTGTGGAATCGTAAGCTTTCTTCTAACGCGTCTCGTCTTCTCTTGGCTGGTTCTTTCAAGCTATGAAACCTatcaaacaataaaaattaaattttaagtatttaatcatttttatcattacTTTTATGTTACACAGAGCATTTACGCACTTTCTTTGCGTGGCTTGACTGGTTTTCAATATATTCGCAGCATCAAAGTGACCTTCATGAGCCATCTCTTCACCCATGGCAACTAGGTCATCCACTTTCTGTTCCCATTGGCACATATCGCTCTCAAGTGTTTGATGTTTCTTCAACAACTCCTTACAACTCCTAAGATCCATTCCCACTTGTTTACTTTGCAAAGAATTCTCTATTTCTTCCAGTTTCAACCTGGCATCTTCCATTGTTCTATTGTAACCATGTTGAGAAGCAGCTTGCCTCAACCTGCGACCTTTTTCCAAAGATAAGGCCACCAATTGTTCCCATTGatcatttaattcttttagtGTTTTTCCTACATCATCTGATCTATAGTTCTCTTCAGATATCAAAGCTTTCCCAGCTTTATTCACCGCTCTTAATTGTCCCTCATTAGCTCTTAATTCTCTTTCAAACGCTTCGTGCTTTTGAAGCTTTCGTTCAAGATTATTTAAATCTCTATAACTTTCATCAGATGCTGTCTTCATTTTATCACCCAACCAGTCTCGTAGGTCATCTACTTCTGCAGAAAACTGTTGATAGTGCTCTGAGGCTTTTAAGGCTGCGCGACGACGCTGAGCAGCGTCCTTGACTTGATTTCTTCGAGCTAAGACTTGATTTCTTCTGTCATTAATATAGTCTTTTTCATAATGATTTTGAGCGATTAATTTGTCCGCAGTATCACTAAACGCTTTCAATCTGTCATCCTGAGCGTGGAGAGTGTTTTCAAACTTTTCATGCTGCTTCAATAGGGCTTCAACGTCATCGAGAGATTCCCCTAAGTCAGTAAACTCTAGAAACGCTTCATGAGAACTAGTAGTAGCTTCGATTTGATCAGCTTCGCGATTGAACTGCTGTAGCTCTAAGCACTGTTGCAACCAGGCTTCTTTTGCCATCCAATCTGATGTTACAGCCTGATATAAGCCATGCAATTTATCTAAACGTTCACTGACATCCACCAGGGCTGGATTACGACGTAGTAATTGGTTCCCAAGTTCTTCAACCTCCCGAAATCTGAacagatagaaaattatttatatcattgtttcaattaattaaaaaaatccatacgaaatatttaaatacttactCATCTTCTCGAGTTCGTATGTCTTCTCCAAGTTCCATGTGATGTTTTCTAAGTTGCTCAGCTGTAGCAACGTCCCTAACAGGTTCCTCGACCTTCATTGTCTCTTGCATATCGGCAGcccaattaattaaattctttgaGCTGTTCATGAAAATCTGTTGACCTACTGCATCTTCCAATCTTGATCTGCGTTCCTTAGCCTTTGTTTGAACTTGATTCCAGAGTTCTTTGATTTCATTTTGTCTGGCATTCACATTGTTCAATTCGTGTGGATAGGAGCTCTTCACGCTATTTGCTAATAAGTTTACTTTTCGTACTTTTTCTTCGACTGGTGCCAACTCCCTCTCCAAGTGTTGATGTCTTCTTTGTAGAGCCTGGACTGTCTTCAGGTCTGGTCCGAGTTCTGCAGTGTCCAACTGAGTAATTTTTTCTAACATCCAATCATGAGCTTCGTCACAAGTTCTGTTAAATAATTCCACACTGGAAGCTCCTTCTAGGCTCTTTTCTTTCTGTGCCTTTAACCTGTTCAGATGGTCCCAAAGTTGATGGATATGCCTCTGCCTAGCCTTGACTTTATCCAACTGACTATGTCCTTGTCTAACGAACTCATCGACTGCAGCATCTATAGCTTCTACTCGTTTGCCTGATGCTGAAAGATCTGTTAGGAACTTTTCGTACTTTCTTCTGGCAGTTTCAACATTATCTCGTGTGTCATCAGCTCTCAACATCTTTTCCTTATCCTTGATCCACTTCTCAAAGTCATCACATTCGCGATAGAAACCATAAAGTCTTATAGCATCCTCTAACAAAGCATGTCGTTTCAATGCCAATTCTTGAAGTTCGCTATAGGTATCATTGATCTTCTTCAGTCGTTTCTCCACACTATCTCCATCAGATGCAGTCTTCCTTTTAATTGGTTTCACCGTTGACTTTATGGACTTCACTCTTCTGACTGGAACTAACTGCTTAAccattttcgttttcttcacTCTCTGTGTAACCCTGAC is a window encoding:
- the Kst gene encoding spectrin beta chain, non-erythrocytic 5 kst isoform X2, with product MKGTTVSGNYHYGAQYVPGVGLGAAPQTRSYIFDYTPNYPPSRVDKFRGGTDIQKRMTQREDTLRFEQGRIKALQEERLHIQKKTFTKWINSFLLKARMEVEDLFTDLADGKKLLKLLEIISGERLAKPNNGRMRVHKIENVNKSLAFLHTKVRLESIGAEDIVDGNPRLILGLIWTIILRFQIQEIEIDVDEENDSSEKKSAKDALLLWCQRKTNGYPGVNIQDFTGSWRSGLGFNALIHAHRPDLVNWSELQQNKNIDNLNYAFDVANSELGIPRLLDAEDVDTARPDEKSIITYVASYYHTFARMKNEIKSGKRIANIVGQMMDADKMKIHYEKLTTDLLEWIKMKIEVLENRNFPNSLEGIQKELLAFKQYRTVEKPPKYKERSEIEVLYFHINTQLKSLNQPAFTPQEGQLIHDIERNWVELERAEHRREVALRTELLRQERLEQLNYKFERKSVLREGYLKEMIQVLTDPRYGSNLAQVDATVKKHEAISADILAREERFHDLTNMSEELVRENYHGLERVQVREQEVLQRWKELLALLDHHKSNLVALSSLMSLMREIDTTLASIQELQLNFQSIDVGPHLLGVEDLLQKHSLQELQVTALGETQRRLGRQATQHLAQPQSKEVPLLQQKLEMLNRAYDDLVEYSKERKARLEDARNFFHFLQDHEDEESWLIEKQRICKAGISAKDLRAVISLQQKHKALQDEMKVRRPKSEQLCDAGRKLIADSHPSALEIQNRIDSLQEHWKVLEELAALRKKQLDDAAEAFQFYADANEADSWMNEKMALVASEDYGVDEPSAQALLQRHKDLEGELNAYKGDVQSLNMQAEKLVKSGISTLELSADPEPVAELEQEEWSKEIRLVPQDEWVDEVVERLEPRTVFEDRLVPQVKSLYPFSGQGMQMVKGEVMFLLNKTNPDWWSVRKADGTDGFVPANYVRELEPKVIQVQVRRPEKVRVTQRVKKTKMVKQLVPVRRVKSIKSTVKPIKRKTASDGDSVEKRLKKINDTYSELQELALKRHALLEDAIRLYGFYRECDDFEKWIKDKEKMLRADDTRDNVETARRKYEKFLTDLSASGKRVEAIDAAVDEFVRQGHSQLDKVKARQRHIHQLWDHLNRLKAQKEKSLEGASSVELFNRTCDEAHDWMLEKITQLDTAELGPDLKTVQALQRRHQHLERELAPVEEKVRKVNLLANSVKSSYPHELNNVNARQNEIKELWNQVQTKAKERRSRLEDAVGQQIFMNSSKNLINWAADMQETMKVEEPVRDVATAEQLRKHHMELGEDIRTREDEFREVEELGNQLLRRNPALVDVSERLDKLHGLYQAVTSDWMAKEAWLQQCLELQQFNREADQIEATTSSHEAFLEFTDLGESLDDVEALLKQHEKFENTLHAQDDRLKAFSDTADKLIAQNHYEKDYINDRRNQVLARRNQVKDAAQRRRAALKASEHYQQFSAEVDDLRDWLGDKMKTASDESYRDLNNLERKLQKHEAFERELRANEGQLRAVNKAGKALISEENYRSDDVGKTLKELNDQWEQLVALSLEKGRRLRQAASQHGYNRTMEDARLKLEEIENSLQSKQVGMDLRSCKELLKKHQTLESDMCQWEQKVDDLVAMGEEMAHEGHFDAANILKTSQATQRKFHSLKEPAKRRRDALEESLRFHKFGFELDAELQWIKDHLPQASSTTLGQNLHQAQTLHKKHKKLEAEIAGHQPMIDKTAASGQALIDQAHPEKKKIRELCDVLDEAWKDLQEKAGERSKALDLSLKAQEFFFEAGEVESWLNEKNDVLSSTDYGRDRDAATKLLTKHKAVELELDTYNGIVTEMGHTAATMINAKHPDSKAIANKQQAIAQQMRALQRLATVRQQRLMESMYRHEYFLESRELEQWIKEQEQAAASEDYGQDYEHLLILQAKFNDFKHRIEAGSERFNQCEELARKLIANESPYIQDIEKRQEQLGESWQHLLGLIRNREQRLQAAGEIHRFHRDVAEALSRIQEKEAALPEDLGRDLNSVLALIRRHEGFENDLVALEAQLQVLVEDASRLQAHYPGNNAVHIDQQQQIVLAQWEELKDRSAHRRDQLQASCDLQRFLTQVRDLMNWAAGLRAAMSTEDKVRDAASAQILKAEHEALKGEIEAREDSFSSVLDLGEAMVQTGHYAALEVEEKCNQLLDERQKLHTAWQQKKVHLDQLIDLHFFLRDAKQLDNLSTTQEAALSGDNFGDSVEEVDAQVKKHNEFEKLLVTQEEKLTALQEHGDKLLAQNHFDSPTIARRLSEVVQRRAKIRNLCETRRKKLEAGLLHAQFVRDVAEAESWIGEKQKKLEAEASKGEVSSLEDKIKKLKKHQAFQAELAANQSRIEEIKAKGERLLQQKHPASTEIRQQLEHLNASWRKLLFESGNRGRGLEEAQDILEFNNQVEKIEAWIRDKEMMVQAGDTGKDYEHCLSLQRKLDDVDSDMRVDDSRIKAINALADKLIKQGRDNESKAIQQRRDNFNNKWKGLQGALSAYREMLAGALEIHLFNRDIDDTSQRVIEKAVAMNTTDVGKDLPAVEQLQRKQEAMERDMTAIEGKLKEHKAEARDLSSKYPDKAPQIMGILSELQSNWDDLQRFTQHRREALNQAYTLHKFQADLLELELWVADTIKRMDESEPPTTISEAEALLELHQERKAEIDGRQDTFKALKEHGQKLLAINEDIKDNLEHLEELRQGLVNAWETRRQKLTQAHQLQLFKEQADQADSWLATKEAFLNNDDLGESLSGVETLLRKHEEFEKMLVSQLGRIDELEKFANEILSKEHADANVIKHRLASVCARRDKLQNSARARRKKLLESHHLHQFLRNIYEVEGWLHQKQQVASDENYRDSSNLQSKIQKHAAFESELMANKGRVAAVVNEGESLIEEKHYASKSIQERLDELEAEWRLLQETSELKKNRLNDAYQALLFRRSLDEFEAWMDEVETQLQSEDHGKDLSSVANLLKRHTNLENDVLGHNEACESIKETATSFQKSNHFMCDEIQERAMVIINRYHSLQEPIQIRRDNLEDAKLLHQFARDVEDEMHWLSEKEPLAASSDLGSSLTTVQRLQKKHHALEAELISREPVVASLVSRATIMVRSGHFASEKIEKLSQELQDKLSHLKDLASVRKLRLLDAVESQMFYAEAAEAEQWIKEKHPQLTATDYGKDEDSVQSLLKKLEEIERDLIGFENTIGNLKKLSHGLIDRHHFDSKNITQKQSEIEQKFKELQKLKEYRSQRLRESEKFFKFIRQADEVIEWIGDQTTVAASEDYGCDVEHVELLIQIFDNFLAGLTTSEGRVSAVLDEGQRLIQENNPENAKILMKIDETKQQWEDLKELAHARQDALAGAKQVHMFDRTADETISWIQEKETTLSSDGYGHDLETIQALVRKHQGFETDLGAVKEQVELLMDEASRLIELFPDARSHIEVKHQEAEATWNELLEKAAQRRSKLSQAEQLQTYLGEYRDLISWINEMVAKVTAPELARDVPGAEALILRHNEYKAEIETRNEAFDKFYKTGQELIEEGHFLAKEIEDKISVLQHRQQLLKDTWEQRRHIYEQNLDTQLFKREAETLENWIVSREPMLNDGKLGESISQVEEFIRKHEDFEKTIEAQEERFNALRRITMLEEAFQKQQEAEMAARQAEKERIERARLEERKRKEVQRITEERKREEERRRLLDSPHRTVHDEVNGTTDEHESINKLSPLKTSTATEGLDSTPQKSHGLSHVFGEKLRRTTPDIKRAESMKVDTKKPKRTPSFTTRRRTQSFRKLQRMENMDALPPVEIQGLLERKHELQSAGKKAAVRSWKQYYTVLCGQLLCFFKDMEDFSLSKAATAPITIFNAICEKADDYTKKKNVFRLKCTDGSEFLFLAPSQQEMEDWVNKISFHAKLPPSMQLLSYDESQKESLERLQNVSIEHADDNVSTSSSHASTPELERKNSVIRRDVPNQHSTSNVQIEFLQMHRQNQQKRESQSSAEFVASQRNESPQTQTQFLQMHRQLQLLAQQQQMIQQEQLASQRDQYQSNSGDKPPIPPRGAPPPIPMRSPSSEAIPQYRRDDIEQGRSSFYQQRSATLNHNGSSQYSSTTTWHRQSSADLNTSQELAPPLPSSAPPPTRIAQWSVPHDPAYGNVSYGIARSREGVQQNNSTFTGRPVSLPPSYVPPPAVPQNSQPLTNVESRRTSESGSESEHSVGNNRKDRDYKRSSVLSNLFGRRKKPQS